A window of Amycolatopsis australiensis contains these coding sequences:
- a CDS encoding glycosyltransferase family 87 protein: MPEETTREPDTGPVTLSRADRVVPSWTEPLAAAVTRPLGGPLGEHAAVGRHWFWSPQRVGLLLATLALMLCWFGKGSCIQQYQDSSGTTQLDWRAGRPFVAMCYSDIVPLYGSERLDRPGTFPYYTSWQESSQTAENDTRYMEYPVLTGLFQWANAKLAAGWLNIARSGWLPGALPVAVYFDITAFFLALAWLVTVWATGRTTKRRPWDAVLVAISPLVLVHAFTNFDAIATAFTATGLLAWARKRPLLAGLLLGLGAAAKLYPLFLLGVLFVLCLRAGKLTPFWKTAAATVVTWLAVNAPFILTATRGWWEFFRMSALRPMDPDSLYNVFSYTTGWAGFDGVLQRNQTPTYLNITVAVLFLACCAGIAYVALAAPRRPRVGQLAFLVVAAFLLTNKVWSPQYSLWLVPLAVLAIPRWRLLLGWMLIDAVVWVPRMFYYLGVDHKGLPEGWFLGTVVVRDLAVVALCVLVVREIYRPATDLVRAAGDDDPAGGFLDGARDVIVPNAVRHRRRTVAA; encoded by the coding sequence GTGCCAGAGGAGACCACGCGCGAGCCGGACACCGGCCCCGTGACGCTGAGCCGAGCCGATCGGGTCGTCCCGAGCTGGACCGAGCCGCTCGCGGCGGCGGTCACCAGACCCCTCGGCGGCCCGCTGGGCGAGCACGCGGCAGTGGGGCGGCACTGGTTCTGGTCGCCTCAGCGCGTCGGCCTGCTGCTGGCCACCCTCGCCCTGATGCTCTGCTGGTTCGGCAAGGGCTCGTGCATCCAGCAGTACCAGGACTCCAGTGGCACGACCCAGCTCGACTGGCGCGCGGGCCGGCCGTTCGTCGCCATGTGCTACTCCGACATCGTGCCGCTCTACGGCTCCGAGCGGCTCGACCGGCCCGGCACCTTCCCGTACTACACGTCGTGGCAGGAGAGCTCGCAGACCGCGGAGAACGACACACGGTACATGGAGTACCCGGTGCTCACCGGCCTGTTCCAGTGGGCGAACGCGAAGCTCGCGGCGGGCTGGCTGAACATCGCCCGGAGCGGCTGGTTGCCCGGCGCGCTGCCGGTGGCCGTGTACTTCGACATCACCGCGTTCTTCCTGGCCCTGGCCTGGCTGGTCACCGTGTGGGCGACCGGCCGGACGACGAAACGGCGGCCGTGGGACGCGGTGCTCGTGGCGATCTCGCCGCTGGTGCTGGTGCACGCGTTCACCAACTTCGACGCGATCGCGACCGCGTTCACCGCGACCGGCCTGCTCGCCTGGGCGCGCAAGCGGCCCCTGCTCGCCGGCCTGCTGCTCGGCCTGGGCGCGGCGGCGAAGCTGTACCCGCTGTTCCTGCTCGGCGTGCTGTTCGTGCTGTGCCTGCGCGCGGGGAAGCTCACGCCGTTCTGGAAGACCGCGGCCGCCACCGTCGTGACGTGGCTGGCGGTGAACGCGCCGTTCATCCTCACCGCCACGCGCGGCTGGTGGGAGTTCTTCCGGATGAGCGCGCTGCGGCCGATGGACCCGGACTCGCTCTACAACGTCTTCTCCTACACGACCGGGTGGGCCGGCTTCGACGGCGTGCTCCAGCGGAACCAGACGCCGACCTACCTGAACATCACGGTGGCCGTGCTGTTCCTCGCCTGCTGCGCCGGGATCGCCTACGTCGCGCTCGCGGCGCCGCGACGGCCGCGCGTCGGCCAGCTCGCGTTCCTGGTCGTGGCCGCGTTCCTGCTCACGAACAAGGTGTGGAGCCCGCAGTACTCGCTGTGGCTGGTGCCGCTGGCCGTGCTGGCGATCCCGCGCTGGCGGCTGCTGCTGGGCTGGATGCTGATCGACGCGGTGGTCTGGGTGCCGCGGATGTTCTACTACCTCGGCGTCGACCACAAGGGCCTGCCCGAAGGCTGGTTCCTCGGCACGGTCGTGGTCCGCGACCTCGCCGTCGTCGCGCTCTGCGTGCTGGTGGTCCGCGAGATCTACCGGCCGGCCACCGACCTCGTCCGGGCGGCGGGCGACGACGACCCGGCGGGCGGCTTCCTCGACGGCGCCCGGGACGTGATCGTCCCGAACGCCGTCCGGCACCGCCGCCGGACCGTGGCCGCTTAG
- a CDS encoding ROK family transcriptional regulator translates to MADTGVNLRTVREHNRALLLTHILRAGGLSRVELADRTGLTQQAVSKIVPELLDAGLLDEQRPQRSGAVGKPRTLLTIRAGARHALGARLDRDEYHVVRTNLLGEVEETAGGPLPVGFTPEQAVEAIGATALELADGFDVLGLGLGAVGPLDHLAGLVRDATNMPGWHDVPLRDLLEKRTGLPVTLDKNTNAAAFDRLWPHGEPTATAVVLAGTGIGVGLLIDGRLYRGPRTNAGEFGHTTIAYDGPVCACGRRGCVEIMAKRAPDTRTAAGFLGIGLADLVQVLDLERIVLAGRAVRDEPGVHRDAVAERLEELLPLPHWQRIEVVEDTGGEEIVLRGAAAEVLASYYANPA, encoded by the coding sequence ATGGCGGACACCGGGGTGAACCTGCGCACCGTGCGCGAGCACAACCGCGCCCTGCTGCTCACGCACATCCTGCGCGCGGGCGGCCTCAGCCGGGTCGAGCTGGCCGACCGCACCGGGCTCACCCAGCAGGCCGTCTCCAAGATCGTGCCCGAGCTGCTCGACGCGGGCCTGCTGGACGAGCAGCGCCCGCAGCGCAGCGGCGCCGTCGGCAAGCCCCGCACGTTGCTGACCATCCGGGCCGGCGCCCGGCACGCGCTCGGCGCCCGGCTCGACCGCGACGAGTACCACGTGGTGCGCACCAACCTCCTCGGCGAGGTCGAGGAGACGGCGGGCGGCCCGCTCCCGGTCGGCTTCACGCCGGAGCAGGCCGTCGAGGCCATCGGCGCCACCGCGCTCGAGCTGGCCGACGGCTTCGACGTGCTGGGCCTCGGCCTCGGCGCGGTCGGCCCGCTGGACCACCTCGCCGGCCTGGTCCGCGACGCGACGAACATGCCGGGCTGGCACGACGTCCCCCTGCGCGACCTGCTCGAGAAGCGCACCGGGCTGCCCGTGACGCTCGACAAGAACACCAACGCGGCGGCGTTCGACCGGCTCTGGCCACACGGCGAGCCGACGGCCACCGCGGTGGTGCTGGCCGGCACCGGCATCGGCGTCGGCCTGCTGATCGACGGGCGGCTCTACCGCGGCCCGCGCACCAACGCGGGTGAGTTCGGGCACACCACCATCGCCTACGACGGCCCGGTCTGCGCCTGCGGACGCCGCGGCTGCGTCGAGATCATGGCCAAGCGGGCGCCCGACACGCGCACGGCCGCGGGCTTCCTCGGCATCGGGCTCGCCGACCTGGTCCAGGTGCTCGACCTGGAGCGGATCGTGCTGGCCGGGCGCGCGGTGCGGGACGAACCGGGCGTCCACCGCGACGCCGTCGCGGAGCGGCTGGAAGAGCTGCTGCCGCTGCCGCACTGGCAGCGCATCGAGGTCGTCGAAGACACCGGTGGCGAGGAGATCGTCCTGCGTGGCGCCGCGGCGGAGGTCCTTGCCTCGTACTACGCGAATCCGGCATGA
- a CDS encoding Gfo/Idh/MocA family oxidoreductase, with the protein MADDLRVGILGYGIGGRVFHAPLVAATPGLTPALITTSSNAVQARTDYPGAEVVPDADSLFERAGELDLVVVSTPNRTHVPLALRAIEAGLPVVVDKPFAPTALEAEQVVAAAKAAGVGLTVFQNRRLDSDFLTVRKVLESGKLGEVFRFESRYDRWVPKPKDNWREFGDPAEAGGLLYDLGAHIVDQALQLFGPVTHVYAEVDRRRDGVQVDDDVFVALTHANGVRSHLWSSALAGTQNPRFRVLGDQATFTKYGLDVQEPQIKAGVRPGDDGWGVEPASDAGRIGVGNDVKTVPTETGRYEQFYAQVRDALRGEGEFPVDPESSVETLRVIEAAHRSGAEGTVIRL; encoded by the coding sequence ATGGCGGACGACTTGCGCGTGGGCATCCTCGGGTACGGCATCGGCGGCCGCGTCTTCCACGCGCCGCTGGTGGCGGCGACACCCGGGCTGACGCCGGCGCTGATCACGACGTCGAGCAACGCCGTCCAGGCGCGCACGGACTACCCGGGCGCGGAGGTCGTGCCGGACGCCGACAGTCTGTTCGAGCGGGCGGGCGAGCTCGACCTCGTCGTGGTCAGCACGCCGAACCGGACACACGTGCCGCTCGCGCTGCGGGCCATCGAGGCCGGGCTGCCGGTGGTCGTCGACAAGCCGTTCGCGCCGACCGCGCTCGAGGCCGAACAGGTCGTCGCCGCGGCGAAGGCGGCGGGCGTCGGCCTCACGGTCTTCCAGAACCGGCGGCTCGACTCCGACTTCCTCACCGTCCGGAAGGTGCTCGAGTCCGGCAAGCTCGGCGAGGTCTTCCGCTTCGAGTCCCGCTACGACCGCTGGGTGCCCAAGCCGAAGGACAACTGGCGCGAGTTCGGCGATCCCGCCGAGGCCGGCGGCCTGCTCTACGACCTGGGCGCGCACATCGTCGACCAGGCGCTGCAGCTGTTCGGCCCGGTCACGCACGTCTACGCGGAGGTCGACCGCCGCCGCGACGGCGTCCAGGTCGACGACGACGTCTTCGTCGCGCTGACCCACGCCAACGGCGTCCGGTCGCACCTGTGGTCGTCCGCGCTGGCGGGCACCCAGAACCCGCGCTTCCGGGTGCTCGGCGACCAGGCGACGTTCACCAAGTACGGCCTCGACGTGCAGGAACCGCAGATCAAGGCGGGCGTGCGGCCCGGCGACGACGGCTGGGGCGTGGAACCGGCGTCCGACGCCGGCCGGATCGGCGTCGGCAACGACGTCAAGACGGTGCCGACCGAGACCGGACGGTACGAGCAGTTCTACGCCCAGGTGCGGGACGCGCTGCGCGGCGAAGGCGAGTTCCCGGTCGATCCCGAGTCGTCGGTCGAGACGCTGCGGGTGATCGAGGCGGCGCACCGCTCCGGCGCCGAAGGAACCGTGATCAGGCTCTGA
- a CDS encoding transglycosylase domain-containing protein, with protein sequence MDTDRTRTEPPTVPILTRPARPRRPVREVAGPARRRRRWRRVRRVCYVAFGLFFVVPGIAFLITYFTVDVPSPETVAQAQGQAVTYLYSDGTEMGKDVPAGGNRQILAATQIPDVVKKAVIATEDASFETNSGFDVGGILRAAYNQVTGGSGGGSTISQQYIKNASGDDQPTLTRKWVELAKAFKMNQTYEKADIITAYLNIIYFGRGAYGIQAAAQAYFGKDVGQLDYSQAALLAGLIQQPGRSENAAVATSRWSTALDRMLKNGYLTPAQRAAAKFPTPIPLRESRQAGALNPFVKKQVKAELAAQGIDEKQYYSGGFQVFTTIDPQAQQAAGQAVAEGMAGQTDDRILDALVAVDPKTGGVLAYYGGDAIVKGPNGEDLAGRDWADEPHNPGSSMKPFDLAAFLKLGRGLDARFDGTSPRTFPGVDLPIRNAGDSSSCSQQCTVAEAMQRSTNTVFYDMVLNVTKPSGVAEAAQEAGIRTKDNGGRSELFTGDNNISIGGGGTQVTPSDMASAYATFAAGGVQRDRHFVQKVTNANGETAYEAKIRSTDAFADNDAQKSAQIAGNVTAALAPVIPFSRLSCPARHECAGKTGTQQHTPQNDEPPSAANANSQTWMVGYTPSVSAAVWVGSDGDKALRGPGGAPLFGSTLAGPIWDRFMQLYLSGKPAERFDRVAAISSPQDRVQVQIQPPPQQPQQQQDQRDQTPPGNQQLEQFRQFQQRLQELQNQQRGRRRP encoded by the coding sequence GTGGACACCGACCGCACCCGCACCGAGCCGCCGACCGTGCCGATCCTGACCCGGCCCGCGCGGCCGCGGCGGCCGGTCCGCGAAGTCGCCGGGCCCGCCCGGCGCCGTCGCCGGTGGCGGCGGGTCCGCCGGGTCTGCTACGTGGCGTTCGGGCTGTTCTTCGTCGTCCCCGGGATCGCGTTCCTGATCACCTACTTCACCGTCGACGTGCCTTCGCCGGAGACGGTCGCGCAGGCGCAGGGCCAGGCCGTGACCTACCTGTACAGCGACGGCACCGAGATGGGCAAGGACGTGCCCGCCGGCGGCAACCGGCAGATCCTGGCCGCCACCCAGATCCCGGACGTGGTCAAGAAGGCCGTGATCGCGACCGAGGACGCGTCCTTCGAGACCAACTCCGGCTTCGACGTCGGCGGCATCCTCCGCGCGGCCTACAACCAGGTCACCGGCGGGTCCGGCGGCGGCTCGACGATCTCCCAGCAGTACATCAAGAACGCCTCGGGCGACGACCAGCCGACGCTGACCCGCAAGTGGGTCGAGCTCGCGAAGGCGTTCAAGATGAACCAGACCTACGAGAAGGCGGACATCATCACCGCCTACCTCAACATCATCTACTTCGGCCGCGGCGCGTACGGGATCCAGGCCGCGGCACAGGCGTACTTCGGCAAGGACGTCGGGCAGCTCGACTACTCGCAGGCCGCGCTGCTGGCCGGGCTGATCCAGCAGCCGGGCCGCTCGGAGAACGCGGCCGTCGCCACGAGCCGGTGGAGCACCGCGCTGGACCGGATGCTGAAGAACGGCTACCTGACGCCGGCCCAGCGCGCCGCCGCGAAGTTCCCGACGCCGATCCCGCTGCGCGAGAGCAGGCAGGCCGGCGCGCTGAACCCGTTCGTCAAGAAGCAGGTCAAAGCCGAGCTGGCCGCACAAGGGATCGACGAGAAGCAGTACTACTCCGGCGGGTTCCAGGTGTTCACCACCATCGACCCGCAGGCGCAGCAGGCCGCCGGGCAGGCCGTGGCCGAGGGGATGGCCGGGCAGACCGACGATCGGATCCTCGACGCGCTGGTGGCCGTCGACCCGAAGACCGGTGGCGTGCTCGCCTACTACGGCGGCGACGCGATCGTGAAGGGCCCCAACGGCGAAGACCTGGCCGGGCGCGACTGGGCCGACGAGCCGCACAACCCGGGCTCGTCGATGAAGCCGTTCGACCTGGCGGCGTTCCTCAAGCTCGGCCGCGGCCTCGACGCGCGGTTCGACGGCACGTCACCGCGCACGTTCCCCGGCGTCGACCTGCCGATCCGCAACGCGGGCGACAGCAGCAGCTGCTCGCAGCAGTGCACGGTCGCCGAGGCGATGCAGCGGTCCACGAACACGGTCTTCTACGACATGGTGCTCAACGTGACGAAGCCGTCGGGCGTGGCGGAAGCCGCGCAGGAGGCGGGGATCCGGACGAAGGACAACGGCGGCCGCAGCGAGCTGTTCACCGGCGACAACAACATCTCGATCGGCGGCGGCGGCACGCAGGTGACGCCGTCCGACATGGCTTCGGCGTACGCGACCTTCGCGGCGGGCGGCGTCCAACGCGACCGGCACTTCGTGCAGAAGGTGACCAACGCGAACGGCGAAACCGCGTACGAGGCGAAGATCCGCTCGACCGACGCCTTCGCGGACAACGACGCACAGAAGAGCGCGCAGATCGCCGGGAACGTCACCGCGGCGCTGGCGCCGGTGATCCCGTTCTCGCGGCTGAGCTGCCCGGCCCGCCACGAGTGCGCCGGCAAGACCGGCACCCAGCAGCACACGCCGCAGAACGACGAACCCCCGTCCGCGGCGAACGCGAACTCGCAGACGTGGATGGTGGGCTACACGCCCTCGGTGTCGGCGGCGGTGTGGGTGGGCAGCGACGGCGACAAGGCGCTGCGCGGCCCGGGCGGCGCGCCCCTGTTCGGCTCGACGCTCGCCGGGCCGATCTGGGACCGGTTCATGCAGCTGTACCTCTCGGGGAAGCCCGCGGAACGCTTCGACCGCGTGGCGGCGATCAGCTCGCCGCAGGACCGCGTCCAGGTGCAGATCCAGCCGCCGCCACAGCAACCACAACAGCAGCAGGACCAGCGGGACCAGACGCCACCCGGCAATCAGCAGCTGGAGCAGTTCCGCCAGTTCCAGCAGCGGCTGCAGGAGCTGCAGAACCAGCAACGCGGCCGAAGGAGGCCGTGA
- a CDS encoding transglycosylase domain-containing protein, whose translation MSGGPELMTHHAYDEPSGYEDAEPDGDGKPVLTPEQRKKRRWKIIRRVAYAFVGVFFVLPAIAFVITYFLVDVPSPTEVAQNQSQAVTYLYADGSPMGKDVPRGGNRVLLTPEQIPDVMKHAAIATEDDSFETNSGFDIGGLLRAVYNQATGGVGGGSTISQQYIKKATDNDAPTLTRKWTELAKSFKMNQTYEKKDIITAYLNIIYFGRGAYGVGAASQAFFHKDAKDLTFSEAALLAGLIQQPGRSENPKVAHDRWNTALDRMVKNNYITAADRAAAQFPTPIPLEDSKQQAGAPPAFVVQQVKDELAAHDIPEDRYYSGGFQVQTTIDPKAQQAAEQAATEALKDQVDENLLDALVAVDPKTGGVLAYYGGKPVVQVNGQDQAGRDWANTPQNPGSSMKPFDLTAFLKMGKGLDEKFDGSNNRVFDGRVVRNAGPGSSCSQQCTVAEAMERSANTVFYDMVLNQTHQGPVKEAAKEAGVKVKEDGGQSIISTKDNNISLGGGETQITPLDMASAYATFAANGQRRDRHFVQKVTNAQNEVAYEAATDAKPAFDSDADKSRQIAGNVTEALKPVIDFSHLKCPNGHECAGKTGTQQHTKVAGEPSWAANANSQTWMVGYTPSVSVAAWVGGDGNKPLHGKGNSPIYGSTIAGPMWQKFLSLYLAGKPGEKFDKVDRIGGEVAPPPSDVATTTGSTPPDQNTGDGDGNGDGNDHGNHHGHDGEPSTEPPSSTPKHSKPSSTPKETPTGSQTAGP comes from the coding sequence ATGAGCGGCGGGCCCGAGCTGATGACGCACCACGCCTACGACGAGCCGTCCGGCTACGAGGACGCCGAGCCGGACGGCGACGGCAAGCCGGTCCTGACGCCGGAGCAGCGCAAGAAGCGGCGCTGGAAGATCATCCGGCGGGTCGCGTACGCGTTCGTCGGCGTCTTCTTCGTGCTGCCCGCGATCGCCTTCGTCATCACGTACTTCCTGGTCGACGTGCCGTCGCCGACCGAGGTCGCGCAGAACCAGAGCCAGGCGGTGACCTACCTCTACGCCGACGGCTCGCCGATGGGCAAGGACGTCCCGCGCGGCGGCAACCGGGTGCTGCTGACCCCGGAGCAGATCCCCGACGTCATGAAGCACGCGGCGATCGCGACCGAGGACGACTCGTTCGAGACCAACTCCGGCTTCGACATCGGCGGCCTGCTGCGCGCGGTGTACAACCAGGCCACCGGCGGGGTCGGCGGCGGCTCGACGATCTCGCAGCAGTACATCAAGAAGGCCACCGACAACGACGCGCCCACGCTGACGCGCAAGTGGACCGAGCTGGCCAAGTCCTTCAAGATGAACCAGACGTACGAGAAGAAGGACATCATCACCGCGTACCTGAACATCATCTACTTCGGGCGCGGGGCGTACGGGGTCGGCGCGGCGTCGCAGGCCTTCTTCCACAAGGACGCCAAGGACCTCACCTTCTCCGAAGCGGCCCTGCTGGCCGGGCTGATCCAGCAGCCGGGCCGGTCGGAGAACCCCAAGGTCGCGCACGACCGCTGGAACACCGCGCTGGACCGGATGGTGAAGAACAACTACATCACCGCGGCCGACCGCGCGGCGGCGCAGTTCCCGACGCCGATCCCGCTGGAAGACAGCAAGCAGCAGGCCGGCGCGCCGCCCGCGTTCGTCGTCCAGCAGGTGAAGGACGAACTGGCCGCGCACGACATCCCGGAGGACCGCTACTACTCGGGCGGTTTCCAGGTGCAGACCACGATCGACCCGAAGGCGCAGCAAGCTGCCGAACAGGCCGCCACCGAAGCGCTCAAGGACCAGGTCGACGAGAACCTGCTCGACGCGCTCGTCGCCGTCGACCCGAAGACCGGCGGCGTGCTCGCCTACTACGGCGGCAAGCCGGTCGTGCAGGTCAACGGCCAGGACCAGGCCGGGCGCGACTGGGCGAACACGCCGCAGAACCCGGGCTCGTCGATGAAGCCGTTCGACCTCACGGCGTTCCTCAAGATGGGCAAGGGCCTCGACGAGAAGTTCGACGGCTCCAACAACCGCGTCTTCGACGGCCGTGTGGTCCGCAACGCCGGCCCGGGCAGCAGCTGCTCCCAGCAGTGCACCGTCGCGGAGGCGATGGAGCGGTCGGCGAACACGGTCTTCTACGACATGGTCCTCAACCAGACCCACCAGGGCCCGGTCAAGGAGGCCGCCAAGGAAGCGGGCGTGAAGGTCAAGGAGGACGGCGGCCAGTCGATCATCTCGACCAAGGACAACAACATCTCCCTCGGCGGCGGTGAAACCCAGATCACGCCGCTGGACATGGCCTCGGCGTACGCGACCTTCGCGGCGAACGGCCAGCGGCGTGACCGGCACTTCGTGCAGAAGGTGACCAACGCGCAGAACGAAGTCGCGTACGAGGCCGCCACCGACGCCAAGCCCGCGTTCGACAGCGACGCGGACAAGAGCCGCCAGATCGCCGGGAACGTGACCGAGGCGCTGAAGCCGGTCATCGACTTCTCGCACCTCAAGTGCCCGAACGGGCACGAGTGCGCCGGCAAGACCGGTACCCAGCAACACACGAAGGTCGCGGGTGAGCCGTCCTGGGCGGCGAACGCGAACTCGCAGACGTGGATGGTCGGGTACACGCCGTCGGTCTCGGTGGCGGCGTGGGTCGGCGGCGACGGCAACAAGCCGTTGCACGGCAAGGGCAACTCGCCGATCTACGGCTCGACCATCGCCGGCCCGATGTGGCAGAAGTTCCTCTCCCTCTACCTCGCCGGCAAGCCGGGCGAGAAGTTCGACAAGGTCGACCGCATCGGCGGCGAGGTCGCACCCCCGCCTTCCGATGTGGCGACGACGACGGGCTCGACCCCGCCGGACCAGAACACCGGCGACGGTGACGGCAACGGCGACGGCAATGACCACGGCAACCACCACGGCCACGACGGCGAACCGAGCACCGAGCCGCCGTCGAGCACGCCGAAGCACTCGAAGCCGTCGTCGACGCCGAAGGAGACGCCGACCGGCAGCCAGACCGCGGGACCGTAG
- a CDS encoding transglycosylase domain-containing protein encodes MNDDRNRSWPGQEPDAPRRAQSGPWPGEDPGPAWPGEEAPRRPQRGTPPRGNPRGNAPEWPAGDEGGPQWPGDEPPRPPQRPRQQGMPPRRAVPPPGQRPQQGPPGSPPQGFRQPPPGRRPDPAAPEREPDLITHHAHNGTEDVGYDQYDDGYDDARFNEFADDVEPQDELDEKGKKVLTPAQRKKRRWKIIRRVAYAFVGLFFVVPAIAFVITYFLVDVPTPESIKALQSQPITYYDANNQVMGRELPPGGDRQLLKPGEVPEVVKHAVYAAEDATFETNSGFDVTGILRAVWNQVSGGQGGGSTISQQYIKQATQNDAPTLTRKWTELAKSFKMNNQQSKEEIITSYLNIVYFGRGANGIQAAAKAYFNKDAKDLNASEAALLAGLIQGPGRSENQAYAQKRWTYVLDQMVANKWLRQDERAGFQFPTPIPKNANKEQNSGKLTYQVQQRIKDELAAKGYDENKLFSSGAKIYTTIDPAAQDAAEQAAQEGMKGQTDENLLNALVAVNPKTGGVIAYYGGPEIVKDANGKDQIGQDRANQARNPGSSVKAFDLTAFLKMGKGLGETFDGSNNRVLGGRVVRNAGDSASCGKDCTVAKAMEISANTVFYDMVLNVTKPSRVAEAAKEAGVKVAPEGKSVLYTDDNNISLGGGGTAVTPEDMAAAYASFASGGTYHEQHFVAKLTNAQDEVEFDENNIKTKPAFDDDATKSQQIAGNVTEALVPVIDHSKLKCPPGHECAGKTGTQQYTAKDSDPPAYKDRNAQTWMVGYTPSVSAAVWVGGDGNKPLHDPKGKPIFGATIAGPTWQNFMNLYLKGKPPEKFDKVPPIGKDVNEVTTTPTKVSEPPSTTETPTTTPSTETPESSDTETTSPTRIRPTRPGPGGTPTLDPGTGNTFGGGSGGGLIKSPGPGPG; translated from the coding sequence GTGAACGACGACCGCAACCGCTCCTGGCCCGGCCAGGAGCCCGATGCACCTCGCCGTGCCCAGTCAGGCCCGTGGCCGGGGGAGGACCCCGGACCGGCGTGGCCCGGCGAAGAAGCCCCCCGCCGACCGCAGCGTGGCACGCCGCCCCGCGGCAACCCGCGCGGCAACGCGCCCGAGTGGCCCGCCGGCGACGAAGGCGGCCCGCAGTGGCCGGGTGACGAGCCACCGCGCCCACCGCAGCGGCCCCGCCAGCAGGGCATGCCGCCCCGGCGGGCCGTGCCGCCGCCCGGGCAGCGGCCCCAGCAGGGTCCCCCCGGCTCGCCGCCGCAGGGCTTCCGCCAGCCGCCGCCGGGCCGCCGTCCGGACCCGGCCGCGCCCGAGCGGGAACCGGACCTGATCACCCACCACGCGCACAACGGCACCGAAGACGTCGGCTACGACCAGTACGACGACGGCTACGACGATGCGCGGTTCAACGAGTTCGCCGACGACGTCGAGCCCCAGGACGAGCTGGACGAAAAGGGCAAGAAGGTCCTCACGCCGGCACAGCGCAAGAAGCGCCGGTGGAAGATCATCCGGCGGGTGGCCTACGCCTTCGTCGGGCTGTTCTTCGTCGTGCCCGCGATCGCGTTCGTCATCACCTACTTCCTGGTCGACGTGCCGACGCCGGAGAGCATCAAGGCGCTGCAGAGCCAGCCGATCACCTACTACGACGCCAACAACCAGGTGATGGGCCGGGAACTGCCGCCGGGCGGTGACCGCCAGCTGCTCAAGCCGGGCGAGGTGCCCGAGGTCGTCAAGCACGCGGTGTACGCGGCGGAGGACGCGACGTTCGAGACCAACTCGGGCTTCGACGTCACCGGCATCCTGCGCGCGGTCTGGAACCAGGTCTCCGGCGGCCAGGGCGGTGGCTCGACCATCTCCCAGCAGTACATCAAGCAGGCGACGCAGAACGACGCCCCGACGCTGACCCGCAAGTGGACCGAGCTGGCCAAGTCGTTCAAGATGAACAACCAGCAGTCCAAGGAAGAGATCATCACTTCCTACCTGAACATCGTCTACTTCGGCCGCGGCGCGAACGGCATCCAGGCCGCCGCGAAGGCGTACTTCAACAAGGACGCCAAGGACCTCAACGCCTCCGAAGCGGCGCTGCTGGCCGGCCTGATCCAGGGCCCGGGCCGCTCGGAGAACCAGGCGTACGCGCAGAAGCGCTGGACCTACGTGCTCGACCAGATGGTGGCCAACAAGTGGCTGCGCCAGGACGAACGCGCCGGCTTCCAGTTCCCGACGCCGATCCCGAAGAACGCCAACAAGGAGCAGAACTCCGGCAAGCTGACCTACCAGGTCCAGCAGCGGATCAAGGACGAGCTCGCGGCCAAGGGCTACGACGAGAACAAGCTGTTCTCCAGCGGCGCCAAGATCTACACCACGATCGACCCGGCCGCGCAGGACGCCGCGGAGCAGGCCGCCCAAGAGGGCATGAAGGGCCAGACCGACGAGAACCTGCTCAACGCGCTGGTCGCGGTCAACCCGAAGACCGGCGGCGTGATCGCCTACTACGGCGGGCCGGAGATCGTGAAGGACGCCAACGGCAAGGACCAGATCGGCCAGGACCGCGCCAACCAGGCGCGGAACCCGGGTTCGTCGGTCAAGGCGTTCGACCTCACGGCGTTCCTCAAGATGGGCAAGGGCCTCGGCGAGACGTTCGACGGCTCCAACAACCGGGTGCTCGGCGGCCGCGTCGTCCGGAACGCGGGCGACAGCGCCAGCTGCGGCAAGGACTGCACCGTCGCGAAGGCGATGGAGATCTCCGCGAACACCGTGTTCTACGACATGGTACTGAACGTGACGAAGCCGTCGCGGGTCGCGGAAGCGGCGAAGGAAGCCGGGGTCAAGGTCGCGCCGGAAGGCAAGAGCGTCCTTTACACCGACGACAACAACATCTCGCTCGGTGGTGGTGGCACCGCCGTGACACCGGAGGACATGGCGGCCGCGTACGCGTCGTTCGCCAGCGGCGGCACCTACCACGAGCAGCACTTCGTCGCGAAGCTGACGAACGCCCAGGACGAGGTGGAGTTCGACGAGAACAACATCAAGACCAAGCCGGCGTTCGACGACGACGCGACCAAGAGCCAGCAGATCGCGGGCAACGTCACCGAGGCGCTGGTCCCGGTCATCGACCACTCGAAGCTGAAGTGCCCGCCGGGGCACGAGTGCGCGGGCAAGACCGGTACCCAGCAGTACACGGCCAAGGACAGCGACCCGCCGGCGTACAAGGACCGCAACGCCCAGACGTGGATGGTCGGCTACACGCCGTCGGTGTCGGCCGCGGTCTGGGTCGGCGGCGACGGCAACAAGCCGCTGCACGACCCGAAGGGCAAGCCGATCTTCGGTGCCACCATCGCCGGTCCGACGTGGCAGAACTTCATGAACCTCTACCTCAAGGGCAAGCCGCCTGAGAAGTTCGACAAGGTCCCGCCGATCGGCAAGGACGTCAACGAGGTGACCACGACGCCGACGAAGGTCTCGGAGCCGCCGAGCACCACCGAGACGCCGACGACCACGCCGTCCACCGAGACGCCGGAGTCCTCGGACACGGAAACGACCTCGCCGACGAGGATCCGGCCGACCCGGCCCGGCCCGGGTGGCACGCCGACCCTCGACCCCGGGACCGGCAACACCTTCGGTGGTGGCAGCGGGGGCGGTTTGATCAAGTCACCGGGTCCCGGACCCGGCTAG